The following coding sequences are from one Musa acuminata AAA Group cultivar baxijiao chromosome BXJ2-4, Cavendish_Baxijiao_AAA, whole genome shotgun sequence window:
- the LOC135611273 gene encoding uncharacterized protein LOC135611273, with translation MIATCLSQFDCDFHKHIGRVQMRYASSPSSTTTASSSSSSLFELHQSIMIGFGDSRNGHQTKCIQFWCHSKMQLVFLFSSSSATYCSTASLRIKHAEDEQTS, from the exons ATGATAGCAACCTGCCTCTCTCAATTTGACTGTGATTTCCACAAG CATATTGGTAGAGTACAGATGCGTTATGCATCATCTCCCTCCTCAACTACTActgcctcatcatcatcatcatcactgttTGAGCTTCACCAGAGTATCATG ATAGGCTTTGGAGACAGCAGAAATGGACATCAAACAAAGTGCATTCAGTTCTGGTGCCACAGCAAGATGCAATTGGTGTTCCTCTTCTCATCAAGCAGTGCAACCTACTGCAGCACTGCCTCCCTTAGAATAAAGCATGCAGAAG ATGAACAGACTTCATGA